From Pedobacter aquae:
TTTCTCCGCCACCAAATACAAAAATCTTATAATCTTTAGAAGTTAAGCCTGCAATTACGGCTTCCATTTTTTCTAGGGGATAAATTTTTTGTTGATGTTGTGCAAAAGGAGAGATACCTATCCATTTTGTGTTTTCTTTTTCTCCAGAAACATCTAAAATACCTTTATGAAGCAATTCTTTGGTGTTAGATAACTCATTAGAAATAGCTGATTTTAATGATAGTAGCTTAAAAACCTCTGTGTATCTTTCCCACATAGGTTGTAAAGGCTTCAATTTTTTATCTATTTGGCTTGTTAAATCTGCTTTTTCTTTTCTTCCCTTGTCTAGATGTACGATTTTTATACCTGAAAATCTAAAAAATAGACAAATTATTCTTGATCTTAAATTGAAATGAAGATCTGCAATATCTGTAATTCCTAATGCTTTAAGTTCTCTAAAAAGTTTAAATAAGCCAATTATACCTTTATAATTGTTAGGCTTAAAAGGATAAAATTCAAAATTGATGATACCATGAAAGAAAGGCTCAAACAATGGTTTTGAGAGATAAATAAAATAAGTTTCTTGGTTTTGTAAAGCTATTTGCTTAACAATTGGAGCTGTCATAGCAACATCTCCCATTGCTGATAGGCGAATAATAAGGATTTTTCTCCTTTTACCCATTATTTAGAATTAAGATTATAAAGAACAGGATTTAAAGAAGGGTCATTATACATTTTAAGTTGTTTGTAAACTTTCATGTACTTGTCACCATTTTCAATATCTACGATAAGCTCATCAATAGATTGAGATAAATCTATTCTTTGTTGAAGCAATACATCAAGCTTTTTTGGCAATTTTCACGATGCTCAGCAGATGCATCTTGTCTTTCAGCTTCTTCCTGCATGTGGTAAATTTTTAAAGCTAAAATAGACAACCTATCTATAGCCCAAGCGGGGCTTTCTGTATTTATTTTTGCTGAAGATTTTGGCCTTACTTCTTTAAATTTTTCTAAAAAATAGCTATCTATAAATTCTACTAAATCTGTTCTAATTTGGTTTTGTGCGTCAATTCTGCGTTTCCAGTTTAAACCGTCTAGAGGGGCAATATTTGGATTACGAACAACATCTTCCATATGCCATTGTGCAGTATCAATCCAATTTTTGGTATACAATAAATTTTCAATGGTATGCGCTGGATATGGATTTGCTTGGTTAAAGTCTATCTCATCATGAACATGATAATCGTTAATAGATTGCTGAAATATTTTATTACACAAATTACTAATCATTACTATAATTTTATTGTTTTAATGATGGGATATTAGACTTCTTAAAATAACTATCTATAGCTGCTAAATTAAAAGAATTTAAGCACATTTCTTTGGTTAAACCACCTTTTCTGGCTACATATACACCATAATGCATATCATAAAAACCTTCATTGCGGTGGGCATCAGGGTTAATAGCTAACAAAACTCCTTTTTCTAAAGCATATTGATGCCATCTCCAATCTAAATCTAAACGTAAAGGATTTGCATTAATTTCTATTGCTACTTGGTTTGCAGCACAAGCATCAATAATTTTTTTAAAATCTAAAGGGTAACCGCTTCTGCTTAATAATAAACGGCCTGTAGGGTGACCTAAAATAGTGGTATATGGGTTTTCTATAGCTTTTATTAAACGTTGAGTAGCTTTTTCTTCATCCATTTTTAGATTTGAGTGTACAGAAGCTACAACAAAATCAAATTTGGCTAATATTTCATCAGGATAATCTAAACCGCCGTCTGATAAGATATCTGATTCTATGCCTTTGAAAATTTTAAAAGGAGCTAATTTTTGATTTAGCTTTTCTATTTCTTCGTGTTGCTGTAAAACACGCTCTATACTTAATCCATTAGCATAAACAGCTGTTTTTGAGTGGTCGCACAAACCTAGATACTCAAGTTTTAGTGTGTCTCTGCAATAAAGTGCCATTTCTTCAATACTATGTACCCCATCACTCCAGGTACTATGGTTATGCAAAGTGCCTTTTAAATCAGCATAAGTAATTAAAGAAGGTAATTGTTTAGTTTGCGCTAAAGCTATTTCGTTTAAATCTTCTCTTAATTCTGGTTCTATATAAGCTAAGCCAGCAGCTTCATAAACAGCAGTTTCTGTAGGGTATTGATTTTGGTTAGCAGGTAAAAGCGCTTTAACTTTTTCTACATGAGCATTAACTCCGGTAGTTTCAAATAAACAATAAGCTAAAGTGGTTTCATCTGCTTCAAAGCATTTTATAGTTAGGCTGTTCTCGTCTTTAAATCTGATGCTCTTAGGTGTAATTTCAAGATTAGAGATGCCTTCTAATTGTTGAATTTTATCCGTGAAAAGTTTAAAATCCGCATTAACAATGATAAATGAAAGCTCGTCTATAATTTCACACTTTCTTCTAAACTCTCCGGTAATTAATATTTCAGTAGCATTGCTGAGTTTAACCAATAAATCTTGGTATTGCGCAACGATAGGTTCTAAACGGGCATATAAAAACGGCCGTTACTAGCCATTTTAAATTCAATAGCTTTTTTAATTTCCTCTTGCGTTTTTAGACCAAATCCTTTTGCCTCTATTAAACGGTTTTCGTTACAAGCGTAATATAATTCGCCTACGTTTTCAATACCTAAGGTTTTCCAGATGATGATGATTTTTTTTGGACCTAAACCTTTAATGCTCAGCATATCTAAAATCCCGATAGGGGTGATAGCAACCAAATCATTTAATTCTTTTAAGCCTCCAGTATTAAAAAGTTCAATAACTTTAGTAGCTATACTTTTTCCTATACCGTCAATTTTATCTAGCTCATCATGTGCTTTATCTTTTAATTTAAATGGAAGTTTATCAACCTTAAAAGAAGCATTGGCAACAGATTTTATTTTAAATGGATTTTCTTCATGAAGCTCCATCAATTGTGCTAATAACTTTAAGGTTCTAGATATTTCTTTATTTTCCATGTTTATTTAAAAAGATACCAAAGGTAAGATAATGGAGCAAAACAATAGAAAATAATGTGCTGCATTTTGAAACACCAAACTTTTATATTTGAGTATGGTAACGATTATTAACAAAGGAACTCCTCTAGAGGAGATTAAAAAGCAGATAAATACTGTTGTTGCGAAGAAAAAAAATAACATCAAGAAATTTGCTGGAACAGTGAAGTTAGATGTAGATCCTATGGAGTGGCAAAATAAATTAAGAGATGAGTGGAGATAAGCTTTTTATCGACTCTAATATCTTGTTGTATTTTCTTAGAGGAGAAAAGGAGATTGTAGAAATTATATCTGAAAAGGAATTGGTGATTTCTTTTATAACGGAGTTAGAGCTGCTTTCTTTTTCTAGTTTATCTACTTCCGATGAGAAAAATATCAAGGGACTCTTAAAAAATTGCCAAATCATCAATCTTAATGAAGAAATTAAAGATTTAACAATAGAGCTTAAAAGAAAATACAAGTTGAAACTTCCTGATGCAATTATTGCAGCTACTGCTTATTTATTTTAATTTACCTATTATAACCGCTGATAAACAATTTAAACAAGTTGAAGAATTAGAAGTAATTATCTATCAATTTTAAATTTCATTAAAATTATTTCCTTATCACTTTAAAAACTTCAGGTTCTTTATTAACATACTCAACTTGAAGTATATATAAACCTGGGGCTTCATCTATATAAAAATCTGCTTGTTGTTGCCCAACTTCAAAAAGTTTACTATGCTTTTGTAAAACCGCCCCATTTAAGTTTGTGATGGTAAATTTTACAATTCCTTTTTCTGGGTTGTAAAAGCTTAATTTAAAGTCGCTCTTAAAAGGATTAGGAAAAACTATAGCATGCTGAGTAGTACTAAGCATATTTTCTTTCTTGATTATTGAAACATCTTGAGATGAAGCCGTTTTGACGCTATCAAGATTAGGTTTTAGACTAGCCAATTGTTTTTCATTTCCGAGCT
This genomic window contains:
- a CDS encoding glycosyltransferase family 9 protein gives rise to the protein MGKRRKILIIRLSAMGDVAMTAPIVKQIALQNQETYFIYLSKPLFEPFFHGIINFEFYPFKPNNYKGIIGLFKLFRELKALGITDIADLHFNLRSRIICLFFRFSGIKIVHLDKGRKEKADLTSQIDKKLKPLQPMWERYTEVFKLLSLKSAISNELSNTKELLHKGILDVSGEKENTKWIGISPFAQHQQKIYPLEKMEAVIAGLTSKDYKIFVFGGGEKEKEVAEKWEKNI
- a CDS encoding PIN domain-containing protein, whose amino-acid sequence is MSGDKLFIDSNILLYFLRGEKEIVEIISEKELVISFITELELLSFSSLSTSDEKNIKGLLKNCQIINLNEEIKDLTIELKRKYKLKLPDAIIAATAYLF
- a CDS encoding T9SS type A sorting domain-containing protein; translated protein: MIDFQWGNAITQEKGNSREIFQVDFDFKGKIRLAFFNNAWNYMVYKDISHILRNQNFDKTKSNTYEIQQENELLTVKINNTTVLTHKINPVKGSHVGIQQCLKSVWEIDDLIIKQLGNEKQLASLKPNLDSVKTASSQDVSIIKKENMLSTTQHAIVFPNPFKSDFKLSFYNPEKGIVKFTITNLNGAVLQKHSKLFEVGQQQADFYIDEAPGLYILQVEYVNKEPEVFKVIRK